Proteins encoded by one window of Vibrio panuliri:
- a CDS encoding DUF2062 domain-containing protein, with translation MPRKFIKRFMPDHEVIKRQKALKVFGNVLYNPNLWCLNRRSAAGAFAVGLFMAFVPLPSQMIMAAGLAIVCGVNLPLSVALVWVSNPITMPVLFYFAYKVGAWVMHVPPQHFHFELSWEFILHQMNTIGPPFLLGCMICGVTLAMVGYFGIKGLWRYSVVRSWQQRRSRFSR, from the coding sequence ATGCCAAGAAAATTTATAAAACGCTTTATGCCTGACCATGAGGTAATCAAACGTCAAAAGGCACTAAAGGTTTTTGGCAACGTGCTTTACAATCCAAACCTCTGGTGTTTAAACCGACGCTCAGCCGCCGGCGCCTTTGCAGTAGGTTTGTTTATGGCCTTTGTTCCACTACCTAGCCAGATGATTATGGCGGCTGGACTGGCGATTGTGTGCGGTGTAAACCTACCACTTTCTGTCGCACTGGTTTGGGTTAGCAATCCAATCACTATGCCGGTGCTTTTTTACTTTGCCTACAAAGTGGGCGCTTGGGTTATGCATGTGCCCCCACAGCATTTCCATTTTGAACTCTCATGGGAGTTCATCTTGCACCAAATGAATACCATTGGTCCCCCATTCCTACTTGGCTGTATGATCTGCGGCGTCACATTAGCAATGGTAGGGTATTTCGGTATTAAAGGACTTTGGCGTTATTCGGTTGTTCGCAGTTGGCAACAACGACGCTCGCGTTTTTCACGATAA
- the mfd gene encoding transcription-repair coupling factor, whose translation MSKPSLLNLVNPQGAGDKKLVGNLTGSSLALAIAELAEQHKGHTLLATPDPQTALKLQQELEQFSHQSVTLFPDWETLPYDNFSPHQEIISDRIARLYQLPTQNEGITIVPVSTLLQRQSPRNFLMQHTLMVKVGDLYSLEKLRMQLEKSGYRHADQVFGPGEYASRGSIIDLFPMGSSDPYRIDFFDDEIDTIRTFDPENQRSIDDVKEIRLLPAHEFPTSESAIEDFRIRWRQRFEARREPESVYMQVSKGTWPAGIEYWQPLFFEQTETLFDYISDNTQLVTVGNIEAAIDTFLHDVDYRYDQRKVDPLRPLLPPDELWLKKDELFTHFKQLPQAQLSVEPVSEKQGRSNPNLAALPDIKVQHQNKEPLAALRQFSESYQGRIIFSVESEGRREALLELLQRIKLRPVECDSFCQALEHKDKFTLILGAAEHGFLYGDQQIAFICESDILGDRVIQRRRKDRKVTNSDAVIRNLAELKPGQPVVHIDHGIGRYLGLQTLEAGGMTTEYVTLEYQNEAKLYVPVASLNLISRYSGGAEESAPLHKLGGEAWTKARRKAAEKVRDVAAELLDVYAKRELKPGYKFALDRGQYATFKSGFPFEETDDQSMAINAVLSDMCQAKAMDRLVCGDVGFGKTEVAMRAAFVATDNGKQVAVLVPTTLLAQQHFENFRDRFANLPIRVEVLSRFKTAKEQKLVLQDIADGKVDLVVGTHKLLSSDIQFKDLGLLIVDEEHRFGVRQKEKMKAMRADVDILTLTATPIPRTLNMAMSGMRDLSIIATPPARRLAIKTFVRQHEDAVVREAILREIMRGGQVYFLHNQVDSIEKVAADLEKLVPEARITVAHGQMRERELEKVMNDFYHQRFNLLVCTTIIETGIDVPTANTIIMDRADNLGLAQLHQLRGRVGRSHHQAYAYLLTPHPKAMTKDAIKRLDAIASLEDLGAGFTLATHDLEIRGAGELLGDEQSGQIQSVGFTLYMEMLEQAVEALKEGKEPSLDDLLREQTEVEMRIPALLPEDYIPDVNTRLSMYKQIASVSDKEELDNLKVELIDRFGLLPDATKNLLAVAQLKLSAAKLKVKKIEAHDKGGYIEFYPDADINPVYLVTLLQSQPKKFAMEGPTKFKFTLPLVDRRQRIQFVTDMLAEFQQNLLPKQN comes from the coding sequence ATGTCAAAACCATCACTACTCAATCTTGTTAATCCGCAAGGTGCCGGGGATAAAAAACTAGTCGGTAACCTCACTGGCTCATCACTCGCCTTAGCGATTGCTGAACTGGCTGAGCAACACAAGGGGCATACGCTACTAGCGACCCCTGATCCACAAACGGCCCTCAAACTGCAGCAAGAACTTGAGCAGTTTTCACACCAAAGCGTCACCCTGTTTCCAGATTGGGAAACGCTGCCTTATGACAACTTTTCTCCGCATCAAGAAATCATATCTGACCGTATTGCGCGTCTCTACCAGTTGCCAACACAAAATGAAGGCATCACGATTGTACCGGTGAGTACACTATTGCAACGCCAATCGCCACGCAACTTCTTGATGCAACATACCTTAATGGTCAAAGTCGGCGATCTTTATTCACTCGAAAAACTGCGCATGCAGCTGGAAAAATCCGGCTATCGCCACGCTGATCAAGTGTTTGGACCGGGCGAATATGCCAGTCGTGGTTCGATTATCGATCTGTTTCCTATGGGTTCGAGCGACCCTTACCGAATTGACTTCTTCGATGATGAGATCGACACCATTCGCACCTTTGACCCAGAAAATCAGCGTTCAATTGACGATGTGAAGGAGATTCGCCTACTGCCGGCTCACGAATTCCCAACCAGCGAATCAGCGATTGAGGACTTTCGTATCCGTTGGCGTCAACGCTTCGAAGCGCGCCGTGAGCCTGAGTCGGTTTACATGCAAGTCAGTAAAGGAACATGGCCTGCAGGTATTGAGTACTGGCAGCCACTGTTCTTCGAGCAAACTGAAACCCTATTTGACTACATCTCTGACAACACTCAACTGGTCACCGTTGGCAATATTGAAGCAGCGATTGATACTTTTTTGCACGATGTTGACTACCGCTATGACCAACGCAAGGTCGACCCGCTGCGCCCACTGTTGCCACCTGACGAACTGTGGTTAAAAAAGGACGAGCTATTTACCCACTTCAAGCAACTGCCACAAGCCCAGTTGTCTGTCGAGCCAGTGAGTGAAAAGCAGGGGCGAAGCAACCCAAACCTTGCTGCGTTGCCAGATATTAAAGTTCAACATCAAAACAAAGAGCCATTAGCAGCACTACGCCAATTTAGTGAAAGCTATCAGGGCCGTATTATTTTCTCAGTCGAGTCGGAAGGTCGACGAGAAGCGTTGCTGGAGCTGTTGCAACGCATCAAACTCCGCCCTGTCGAATGCGATAGCTTTTGCCAAGCATTGGAGCACAAAGATAAATTCACTCTCATCCTTGGTGCGGCAGAACATGGTTTCCTATATGGCGACCAACAGATCGCGTTTATCTGTGAAAGCGATATTCTTGGCGACCGAGTCATTCAGCGCCGTCGTAAAGATCGTAAAGTCACCAATAGCGATGCCGTTATTCGCAACCTTGCAGAGTTGAAACCCGGTCAGCCCGTAGTACACATTGACCACGGCATTGGCCGCTATCTTGGGTTACAAACCTTAGAAGCGGGCGGCATGACAACCGAATACGTCACCCTTGAATACCAAAATGAAGCCAAGTTGTACGTCCCGGTTGCGTCACTGAACTTAATCAGTCGTTACTCAGGGGGAGCGGAAGAAAGTGCCCCACTCCACAAACTGGGTGGTGAAGCGTGGACCAAAGCCCGCCGTAAAGCCGCGGAAAAAGTGCGTGATGTTGCAGCAGAACTACTTGATGTTTATGCCAAACGTGAGCTAAAACCGGGTTACAAGTTTGCCCTTGATCGCGGCCAATATGCGACATTCAAATCAGGCTTCCCGTTTGAAGAGACCGATGACCAATCCATGGCCATCAACGCGGTTCTCTCTGATATGTGCCAAGCGAAAGCGATGGACCGCTTGGTTTGTGGTGATGTCGGTTTTGGTAAAACGGAAGTCGCCATGCGTGCGGCGTTTGTTGCGACCGATAATGGTAAACAGGTGGCGGTGTTAGTACCCACTACACTACTGGCACAACAGCACTTTGAAAACTTCCGTGACCGCTTTGCTAATCTGCCGATTCGAGTTGAAGTCTTATCGCGCTTTAAGACGGCAAAAGAGCAAAAGCTAGTGTTACAAGATATCGCGGATGGTAAGGTGGATTTAGTCGTTGGCACTCACAAACTGCTTTCGAGTGATATCCAGTTTAAAGATCTCGGCTTATTGATTGTCGATGAGGAGCACCGTTTTGGTGTTCGACAAAAAGAAAAAATGAAGGCGATGCGTGCCGATGTCGATATTCTCACTCTCACCGCAACGCCTATCCCACGTACGCTCAATATGGCGATGAGCGGAATGCGAGATCTCTCAATTATCGCGACTCCTCCTGCGCGTCGTTTGGCGATTAAAACCTTTGTGCGTCAACACGAAGATGCAGTGGTACGCGAAGCGATTCTGCGTGAAATTATGCGCGGTGGTCAGGTCTATTTCTTACATAACCAAGTCGATAGCATTGAGAAAGTCGCAGCCGATCTCGAAAAACTGGTACCAGAAGCGCGTATTACCGTTGCCCATGGGCAAATGCGTGAACGTGAACTGGAAAAAGTGATGAACGACTTTTACCACCAGCGCTTTAATCTGCTGGTGTGTACCACCATCATTGAAACCGGTATCGATGTTCCGACTGCCAACACCATTATTATGGATAGAGCTGACAACTTAGGTCTGGCGCAACTGCACCAATTACGTGGACGTGTTGGACGTTCACATCATCAAGCCTATGCGTATCTGCTGACTCCTCACCCTAAGGCGATGACCAAGGATGCGATAAAACGACTAGACGCCATTGCCTCACTTGAAGATTTGGGCGCAGGCTTTACACTGGCTACTCACGACCTTGAAATTCGGGGGGCTGGTGAACTACTGGGGGATGAGCAAAGTGGTCAAATTCAGTCAGTAGGCTTTACCCTGTATATGGAGATGTTAGAGCAAGCAGTCGAAGCGTTAAAAGAAGGCAAAGAACCGTCACTTGATGACTTGCTGCGCGAGCAAACCGAAGTCGAAATGCGCATTCCGGCCCTACTGCCAGAAGACTACATTCCAGACGTCAACACACGCCTGTCGATGTATAAGCAAATTGCCAGTGTGAGTGACAAAGAGGAGTTAGATAACCTCAAAGTCGAATTAATTGACCGTTTTGGCTTGTTACCTGACGCGACCAAAAACTTACTGGCTGTCGCGCAATTGAAACTGTCAGCCGCTAAACTGAAAGTGAAGAAAATTGAAGCGCACGATAAGGGCGGATATATTGAGTTCTATCCTGATGCTGACATTAATCCTGTGTACTTAGTTACACTGTTGCAATCTCAGCCGAAAAAATTTGCGATGGAAGGACCAACCAAATTTAAGTTTACGCTACCTTTGGTCGATAGAAGACAAAGAATTCAGTTTGTTACTGACATGCTGGCAGAATTCCAGCAAAATCTATTACCAAAGCAAAACTAA
- the lolD gene encoding lipoprotein-releasing ABC transporter ATP-binding protein LolD, with product MSDLLQCRDVTKTYHEGALETQVLKGVSFDLKRGELVSIIGTSGSGKSTLLHVLGALDDASSGSVTFLEQELAKLSSNKQAKLRNRHLGFVYQFHHLLADFSALENVAMPLLIGGMKVAEAKAKAQALLEKVGLSHRVDHRPSELSGGERQRVAIARALVNSPDLVLADEPTGNLDHKTALAIYDLMRELNRESGTAFLVVTHDGELAAKMDRQLHMQDGLLVNVEEA from the coding sequence ATGAGTGATTTACTACAGTGTCGTGATGTGACCAAAACCTATCATGAGGGCGCGCTGGAGACTCAGGTGCTAAAAGGGGTGAGTTTCGACCTTAAACGTGGTGAGTTGGTGTCGATAATCGGTACCTCAGGTTCGGGTAAAAGCACCTTACTCCATGTACTCGGTGCGTTGGATGATGCAAGCTCTGGCAGCGTGACGTTCTTAGAGCAAGAACTGGCAAAGTTGAGTTCGAACAAACAGGCAAAACTGCGCAATCGCCATCTAGGTTTTGTTTACCAATTTCACCATCTTTTAGCGGACTTTAGCGCTTTAGAAAATGTCGCTATGCCGTTGCTCATCGGTGGGATGAAAGTAGCGGAGGCGAAAGCGAAAGCACAGGCTCTGTTGGAAAAAGTGGGTCTATCACATCGTGTTGATCATCGACCATCGGAGTTGTCCGGTGGTGAGCGCCAGCGTGTTGCAATCGCTCGTGCTCTAGTCAATAGCCCAGATTTGGTGCTGGCCGACGAACCAACGGGTAACCTTGATCATAAAACCGCATTGGCGATATACGATTTGATGCGTGAGCTTAACCGCGAATCAGGTACGGCTTTCTTGGTGGTCACCCATGATGGTGAACTTGCGGCAAAAATGGACCGTCAGTTACACATGCAAGATGGCTTGTTAGTGAACGTGGAGGAGGCTTAG
- the lolC gene encoding lipoprotein-releasing ABC transporter permease subunit LolC, with protein sequence MFHPVSIYIGLRYLRGRSGDRFSRFVSYMSTAGITIGVMSLITVLSVMNGFESQLKGRILGVLPQAIVSQHDGKTPRSEQAPEFIQTLSQAGKPEPIVQSEAVIQSAKQLSAGLLIGIQPNEHDPIENHIIAGRLANLKSGSYQVFVGSTLARSMDIGPGDKVRLMVTSASQFTPLGRIPSQRIFTVAGIYNTGSDVDGQLMLTHIDDAARLMRLNSQTMTGWRLFFNDPFVVSELSQQPLPDGWQWQDWRDQRGELFQAVRMEKNMMGLMLGLIVGVAAFNIISALIMVVMEKQSEVAILKTQGMSDRQVMTIFMVQGASSGIVGACIGGVLGVALASNLNALLESAGIALFSVGGSLPVVINPIQILVVVTLAVMLSLLATLFPSYRASSVKPAEALRYE encoded by the coding sequence ATGTTTCATCCAGTGTCGATTTATATCGGCTTGCGTTATCTACGTGGGCGATCCGGTGATAGGTTCAGCCGATTTGTTTCTTATATGTCGACAGCAGGCATCACCATTGGCGTGATGTCGCTGATCACTGTTCTGTCGGTTATGAATGGTTTCGAATCGCAGTTAAAAGGTCGGATATTAGGGGTTCTTCCTCAAGCGATTGTCTCACAACATGACGGTAAAACACCGCGCAGTGAACAGGCCCCTGAGTTTATCCAAACGCTTTCTCAAGCCGGAAAGCCAGAGCCAATTGTCCAGAGTGAAGCGGTGATCCAAAGCGCTAAACAACTCAGTGCGGGCTTATTGATCGGCATTCAACCCAATGAACACGATCCGATTGAAAATCATATCATCGCGGGTCGCCTTGCAAACCTTAAATCAGGTTCTTATCAAGTCTTTGTCGGTAGTACCTTGGCCCGTTCAATGGATATTGGACCGGGTGATAAAGTGCGTTTAATGGTCACGAGTGCTAGCCAGTTTACGCCATTAGGTCGTATTCCTAGTCAGCGTATTTTTACTGTCGCAGGTATTTACAATACGGGCTCTGATGTGGATGGACAGTTGATGTTGACTCACATTGATGACGCTGCGCGCTTGATGCGCCTTAACTCGCAAACGATGACCGGCTGGCGCCTGTTTTTTAATGATCCATTTGTGGTGAGTGAGTTGAGTCAACAGCCGCTACCAGATGGGTGGCAGTGGCAAGATTGGCGCGATCAACGAGGTGAACTTTTCCAAGCGGTTCGCATGGAGAAAAACATGATGGGCTTGATGCTTGGTTTAATTGTTGGCGTAGCCGCGTTTAATATCATTTCGGCACTCATTATGGTGGTGATGGAGAAGCAGTCGGAAGTGGCGATCCTTAAAACTCAGGGCATGAGTGACCGTCAAGTGATGACTATTTTTATGGTACAAGGCGCGAGCAGCGGCATTGTTGGCGCATGTATTGGTGGCGTTTTAGGTGTGGCGCTGGCGAGTAATCTTAACGCCTTGCTCGAGAGTGCGGGTATCGCACTATTCTCCGTCGGTGGTTCATTACCTGTGGTCATTAACCCGATTCAAATTTTGGTTGTCGTCACATTGGCTGTGATGCTCAGTCTATTGGCAACCCTGTTTCCTTCTTATCGAGCATCGTCTGTAAAACCTGCTGAGGCATTAAGATATGAGTGA
- the lolE gene encoding lipoprotein-releasing ABC transporter permease subunit LolE — MFSSLSLFIGGRFSRAKQRNKMVSFISLSSTIGIAVGVAVIIIGLSAMNGFERELKDRVLSVIAHGEFEGVRGPIQNWQGIVEQVEQHPKIEAAAPYIKLTALAERGQQLKAIEVKGVDPSKESSVSNLAQFIDGDSWQHFRAGEKQVILGQGVADLLNVKQGDYLTLMIPSAGNTRQVQTPKRVRVQVAGLLKLNGQIDHNLALVPLQDAQAYAKLGDGVTGVAVKVSDVLDARQIVREVGNTLNEYVYLRSWQQKYGFLYRDIQLVRTIMYLVMVLVIGVASFNIVSTLMMAVKDRAAEIAILRTMGATDGLVKRIFVWQGVFSGVFGSLAGSVIGVLVALNLTSLIKGLEKLLDHQFLSGDIYFVDFLPSQVVFSDVLLVSVTAIVLSLLATWYPASRASQLNPAAVLSAK, encoded by the coding sequence GTGTTTTCATCACTTTCACTTTTTATTGGTGGACGATTTAGTCGCGCGAAGCAGCGAAACAAGATGGTGTCGTTTATTTCATTGTCATCAACCATTGGCATTGCGGTTGGTGTTGCAGTGATCATCATCGGTTTGTCGGCGATGAATGGCTTTGAGCGCGAACTGAAAGACCGCGTATTGTCAGTGATCGCTCACGGCGAGTTTGAAGGGGTTCGTGGACCGATTCAAAACTGGCAAGGCATTGTTGAGCAGGTTGAACAACATCCTAAGATTGAAGCGGCAGCGCCGTACATTAAGTTAACCGCACTGGCGGAGCGCGGGCAACAACTAAAAGCGATTGAAGTGAAGGGTGTCGACCCAAGCAAAGAGTCCTCGGTGTCTAACCTTGCGCAGTTTATTGATGGGGACAGTTGGCAGCATTTTCGTGCTGGTGAAAAACAAGTCATTCTTGGTCAAGGCGTGGCTGATTTGCTTAACGTCAAACAGGGGGATTACTTGACGTTGATGATCCCCTCTGCGGGCAACACTCGCCAAGTGCAAACGCCAAAAAGGGTACGTGTGCAAGTCGCGGGACTGCTCAAGTTAAACGGGCAAATTGATCACAATTTGGCGTTAGTGCCACTTCAAGACGCGCAAGCCTATGCCAAATTGGGTGATGGCGTCACAGGCGTGGCGGTTAAAGTGAGTGATGTGCTTGATGCACGCCAAATCGTGCGGGAAGTCGGCAACACACTAAACGAGTATGTGTATTTGCGCAGTTGGCAGCAAAAGTATGGCTTTTTGTACCGAGATATTCAGTTAGTGCGCACCATTATGTACTTGGTGATGGTGTTAGTTATTGGTGTGGCAAGCTTTAACATTGTCTCGACATTGATGATGGCGGTAAAAGACCGTGCGGCGGAGATTGCAATTTTACGTACGATGGGTGCGACAGATGGTCTGGTTAAGCGAATTTTTGTTTGGCAAGGCGTCTTTTCTGGCGTGTTCGGCAGTTTAGCCGGAAGTGTGATTGGCGTGCTGGTGGCATTGAACTTAACCAGTTTGATTAAAGGGCTAGAGAAGCTGCTCGACCATCAGTTTCTTTCTGGTGACATCTATTTTGTCGATTTTCTGCCATCTCAAGTGGTGTTCTCGGACGTTCTACTGGTGTCGGTGACGGCAATCGTCTTGAGTTTGCTGGCAACTTGGTATCCAGCCTCACGAGCGAGTCAGTTAAACCCCGCAGCGGTGTTGAGCGCGAAGTAG
- a CDS encoding NAD(P)/FAD-dependent oxidoreductase yields the protein MTRIIVVGGGAGGLELATKLGRTLGRKGRASITLVDRKASHLWKPLLHEVATGSLDEGVDALSYRAHAKNHHFDFQLGSLEDIDRERKVIKLAELKDEQGELLMPTRELEYDVLVLAIGSTSNDFNTPGVRENCIFLDSPEQAHRFRTNMNNEFLKLHAKNGHGTVDIAIVGAGATGVELSAELHNAVKELRTYGFGDLDSSKLNVNLIEAGERILPALPPRISGAAHQELTKLGVNVRTATMVTQADKDGLTTKDGEKIPAQIMVWAAGIKAPDFMKDIGGLESNRINQLVVKDTLQTTRDDSIFVIGDLAQCTQADGSFVPPRAQAAHQMASRAFGNIVAMLTGRELKPYVYQDNGSLVSLSRFSTVGSLMGNLTKGSMMIEGRIARVVYISLYRMHQMALHGVFKTALIVLMGRINRVLRPNLKLH from the coding sequence ATGACACGAATTATCGTAGTAGGTGGCGGCGCAGGCGGTCTTGAGCTTGCAACTAAATTGGGTCGAACTCTTGGTCGTAAAGGTCGCGCAAGCATTACGTTAGTTGACCGTAAGGCGAGCCATTTGTGGAAGCCTTTGCTGCATGAAGTTGCGACAGGTTCATTGGATGAAGGCGTTGACGCACTGAGCTACCGTGCGCACGCGAAGAACCATCATTTCGATTTTCAACTCGGTAGTTTGGAAGATATCGATCGCGAGCGTAAAGTGATCAAGTTGGCCGAGCTTAAAGATGAGCAAGGCGAGTTGCTGATGCCAACTCGAGAGCTAGAGTACGACGTATTGGTACTGGCGATTGGCTCGACATCAAATGACTTCAATACTCCAGGTGTGCGTGAAAACTGCATCTTCCTCGATAGCCCAGAACAAGCTCATCGCTTCCGTACCAATATGAACAACGAGTTCTTGAAGTTGCATGCGAAGAATGGCCACGGCACTGTCGATATCGCTATTGTAGGTGCTGGTGCGACGGGTGTGGAGCTTTCAGCGGAACTGCACAATGCGGTAAAAGAGCTACGTACATACGGTTTTGGTGACCTAGATTCTAGCAAACTGAATGTAAACTTGATTGAAGCTGGTGAGCGTATTTTACCTGCATTACCGCCTCGAATCTCAGGTGCGGCTCATCAAGAACTGACTAAACTGGGTGTCAATGTTCGTACTGCCACTATGGTGACTCAAGCGGATAAAGATGGCCTAACGACCAAAGATGGTGAGAAGATCCCAGCACAAATTATGGTTTGGGCTGCAGGCATCAAGGCACCTGACTTTATGAAAGATATTGGTGGTTTGGAGAGCAACCGAATTAACCAACTTGTGGTTAAGGATACCTTGCAAACGACTCGTGACGATAGCATTTTCGTGATTGGCGATTTAGCGCAATGCACTCAAGCGGATGGTTCGTTTGTTCCTCCTCGTGCTCAAGCTGCGCACCAGATGGCGAGCCGTGCATTTGGTAATATCGTTGCGATGCTAACAGGTCGTGAGTTGAAGCCTTATGTTTATCAAGATAATGGCTCACTGGTCTCTTTGAGTCGCTTTTCTACGGTGGGCAGCTTGATGGGCAACTTGACCAAAGGCTCAATGATGATTGAAGGGCGCATTGCTCGTGTGGTGTACATTTCACTGTACCGTATGCACCAAATGGCGTTGCACGGTGTGTTTAAAACCGCGCTTATCGTTTTAATGGGGCGTATCAACCGCGTACTGCGACCAAATCTAAAACTACACTAA
- a CDS encoding PilZ domain-containing protein: MSDQEYFTVHHPMTVNVEPLADDFSYPTFTQFEQQIPAPFLVASEFSSLDQLNDAARAELKTNDFRNVITLLDTQNAKLNLLLTFMLSQQDDPNFRHQTLSFGASQFSYQNSQPLPIGQKVRVKLFLDHPAAAIYCYGSVFSCVNEEEQHTITVKYDLLRDLDQDLLIKAALYQQQKLLRQRSLNREK; encoded by the coding sequence ATGTCTGACCAAGAATACTTTACTGTTCATCATCCCATGACCGTCAATGTCGAGCCCTTGGCTGACGATTTTTCTTACCCTACTTTTACTCAGTTTGAGCAGCAAATTCCCGCGCCTTTTTTAGTGGCTAGCGAGTTTAGTTCGTTAGACCAACTGAACGACGCTGCTCGTGCTGAACTTAAAACGAATGACTTTAGAAACGTCATTACGTTACTTGATACGCAAAATGCAAAACTGAATCTTCTGCTAACCTTTATGTTGTCGCAGCAAGATGATCCAAACTTTCGTCACCAAACTCTTAGTTTTGGCGCAAGTCAGTTTAGTTACCAAAATAGTCAACCTTTGCCGATTGGACAAAAGGTACGTGTGAAGTTGTTTCTTGACCATCCCGCGGCGGCTATTTACTGCTATGGCTCGGTTTTTAGCTGCGTCAATGAAGAAGAACAGCATACGATTACAGTAAAATATGATCTATTACGCGACCTAGACCAAGACTTGTTAATTAAGGCTGCCCTCTATCAACAACAAAAGCTACTCCGCCAACGCTCACTGAATCGCGAAAAATAA
- a CDS encoding peptidoglycan binding protein CsiV — protein MKKLIPLLLFFVALPSWAQRQFDIEVIIFKRAVDAEQVTESWPDTLPQINLDKVGSFGDANYRARKGVQMLPRSSYQLDSEAQKLRNHAGFQVLMHTAWRQGDKGRLSAPVFRITGGKDYSGQFNRDGSPVGSHNESVIDGVSEQTIPGPLFELDGKLQVYVEHYLYADLQLDLKEPSVRDVILEDRQVEIGEESSLNDGDTVQAGLMTDVTPTVHREEFLKSYRMDQKRRMRSSETHFLDHPLMGMIIQVRRVN, from the coding sequence ATGAAAAAGCTGATCCCACTGCTTCTCTTCTTCGTTGCGCTGCCAAGTTGGGCACAGCGACAATTTGATATCGAAGTGATCATTTTTAAACGTGCAGTGGATGCAGAGCAAGTGACCGAATCATGGCCTGATACTCTGCCACAAATCAACCTAGACAAAGTTGGTAGCTTTGGTGACGCCAATTACCGTGCGCGTAAGGGGGTACAAATGTTGCCTCGCTCTAGCTATCAACTCGATAGCGAAGCACAAAAATTGCGTAACCACGCTGGCTTCCAAGTATTAATGCACACAGCTTGGCGTCAGGGTGATAAAGGCCGTTTGTCTGCACCAGTCTTTCGCATTACTGGCGGAAAAGATTACTCAGGCCAGTTCAATCGTGATGGTTCACCTGTTGGAAGCCACAATGAGTCGGTTATCGACGGTGTGAGCGAGCAAACTATTCCAGGGCCGCTATTTGAACTCGATGGCAAGTTGCAGGTGTATGTGGAACATTATCTTTATGCCGATTTGCAGCTCGACTTGAAAGAACCAAGTGTGCGTGATGTTATTTTGGAAGATCGACAAGTGGAGATTGGCGAGGAGTCTTCTTTAAATGACGGGGATACCGTTCAAGCAGGACTGATGACAGATGTGACTCCAACCGTACATCGTGAAGAGTTCCTCAAAAGCTACCGTATGGACCAAAAACGTCGTATGCGCAGTAGCGAAACGCATTTCCTTGACCACCCATTAATGGGCATGATCATCCAAGTGCGCCGCGTCAACTAA
- a CDS encoding GNAT family N-acetyltransferase, producing MSPDYQIITPEFTLRLIDAEQSEVLRQLVIASPSLHQWVEWCHDQFSQEEADRFVLATRLNWVKSDAYGFGIFNRDDNCLIGMVAINELYHTFNMASLGYWIADQYQHQGYGRKALTALCEFCFEVLKLTRLEIVCDPANQPSQQLALACGAQFETLAANRFLFNGKPKSGAVYSIIPG from the coding sequence ATGAGCCCCGATTATCAAATCATTACGCCAGAGTTTACCTTACGCCTGATCGACGCCGAGCAGAGTGAAGTATTACGCCAACTGGTGATCGCCTCGCCTAGTTTGCACCAATGGGTAGAATGGTGCCACGACCAGTTTAGCCAAGAAGAAGCCGATAGATTCGTGCTTGCAACCCGACTCAATTGGGTCAAGTCCGATGCTTATGGGTTTGGTATTTTTAATCGTGACGACAATTGTCTGATCGGCATGGTTGCTATCAACGAGCTTTACCACACCTTTAATATGGCCAGTTTAGGTTATTGGATTGCTGACCAATATCAACACCAAGGTTACGGCCGCAAAGCCCTTACTGCATTGTGTGAGTTTTGCTTTGAAGTGCTTAAGCTGACTCGCTTAGAAATTGTCTGCGACCCCGCCAACCAACCTAGCCAACAGCTCGCGTTAGCCTGTGGTGCTCAATTTGAAACCTTAGCCGCCAATCGATTCTTGTTTAATGGCAAGCCCAAGTCGGGGGCTGTCTACTCAATTATCCCCGGTTAA